In one Sporomusa sphaeroides DSM 2875 genomic region, the following are encoded:
- the pabB gene encoding aminodeoxychorismate synthase component I has translation MNPTPIIREITCALPPAEVFALFAQQPNSVYLDSGKDNNGLGRYSFIARDPFLVFSSKGQTIQLEEKGGSLTFTGNPFAELKRLLNQYKTQKVPGLPPLTGGIIGYFGYDMGYLLETIPALSNDDLNNPDCMLGFYDTVLIFDHHANKAYIASNGFPEKDELSRRKRAENRITELAALVAQAQPLPEPQPQIPAGEYRSNFTRQGHCDMVQKGIDYIAAGDIFQVNLTQRFEAKVTVPPYELYRYLRHINPAPFASYLNFGEVIVASASPERYLLVTDRMVETRPIKGTRPRGQDPESDRQLSQELLNSAKDRAELVMIIDLERNDLGRVCEFGSVRVPDLIRLEEYATVFHLVSTVVGKLAEDKDIIDLVTASFPGGSITGAPKVRAMEIIDELETVRRSIYTGSIGYIDFNGDADLNIVIRTFVIKGDCAYYQVGGGIVADSVPELEYEESLDKARALMKALGYQI, from the coding sequence ATGAATCCGACACCGATCATTCGCGAAATAACATGTGCGCTGCCGCCTGCTGAAGTGTTTGCCCTGTTTGCGCAGCAGCCCAATAGTGTGTATTTAGACAGTGGCAAAGATAATAACGGCCTCGGCCGCTATTCTTTTATTGCCCGTGATCCGTTTTTGGTATTTTCCAGTAAAGGGCAGACAATACAGCTGGAGGAAAAGGGCGGCAGCCTTACGTTTACAGGCAATCCTTTTGCCGAGCTTAAGCGGCTGCTCAACCAATACAAAACCCAAAAAGTACCCGGCTTACCGCCGCTGACAGGCGGAATTATCGGTTACTTCGGTTATGATATGGGATATTTGCTGGAAACGATTCCGGCGTTAAGTAATGATGATCTGAATAATCCTGATTGTATGTTAGGATTTTACGATACGGTTTTGATTTTTGACCACCATGCTAATAAGGCCTATATTGCGTCCAACGGGTTTCCGGAAAAAGATGAGCTCTCCCGGCGCAAACGAGCCGAAAACCGCATAACAGAATTGGCAGCTTTGGTAGCTCAGGCACAACCGCTGCCTGAGCCTCAGCCACAGATACCGGCAGGGGAGTACCGGTCAAACTTTACCCGCCAGGGACACTGTGATATGGTACAAAAGGGCATAGATTATATTGCCGCCGGTGATATTTTTCAGGTAAACTTAACACAGCGTTTTGAGGCTAAGGTGACTGTGCCGCCCTATGAGCTTTACCGTTATTTGCGGCATATCAATCCGGCTCCTTTTGCCTCCTATCTGAATTTTGGCGAAGTCATTGTTGCCAGTGCGTCGCCGGAACGGTATTTGCTGGTGACTGACAGAATGGTGGAGACAAGGCCGATAAAAGGGACCAGACCACGCGGCCAGGACCCTGAATCGGACCGGCAGCTTAGCCAGGAGCTGCTTAACAGTGCAAAAGACCGGGCCGAATTAGTTATGATAATTGACCTGGAACGCAATGATTTGGGTCGGGTGTGCGAATTTGGCAGTGTGCGTGTGCCTGATTTGATTCGCCTGGAGGAATATGCCACCGTGTTCCATCTGGTATCAACCGTGGTGGGAAAATTAGCGGAAGACAAGGATATCATTGATTTAGTCACCGCCTCTTTTCCCGGCGGCTCGATTACCGGTGCCCCTAAAGTCCGGGCCATGGAGATTATTGACGAGCTTGAAACGGTGCGCCGCAGTATTTACACCGGGTCTATCGGCTATATCGACTTTAATGGCGATGCCGATCTTAATATAGTTATTCGTACCTTTGTGATTAAGGGTGACTGTGCGTATTACCAGGTAGGGGGAGGTATTGTCGCTGATTCTGTACCTGAACTGGAATATGAGGAGAGTCTGGACAAAGCGCGGGCCCTGATGAAGGCTTTAGGTTATCAGATATAG
- a CDS encoding aminotransferase class IV, which translates to MSPLDHSFLYGHGLFETMRAYSGRIFRLQAHLERLEAGARYLQWPQLPERAELSDAIAAVLEKNQLKDASVRLTLSRGTGTPRPDPGSCGLPTVTVFASPLPPPLPPAGWRIATVTLRRNLSSPLVRIKSANYLDNILAKTEAKALGAQEALMLNTDGFVAEGSMSNIFFVTSGRLVTPDENSGILPGVTRRTVIELAQAAGIPLEIRQVRPEELTGADEIFLTSSVMEIIPVTVLDSRVIGNEPAPGAVTAVLARLYRDFVKE; encoded by the coding sequence GTGTCTCCGTTAGATCATAGTTTTCTTTATGGCCATGGCTTGTTCGAAACCATGCGCGCTTATAGTGGCAGGATATTCAGGTTACAGGCGCATCTGGAACGTCTGGAGGCTGGCGCAAGGTATTTACAATGGCCCCAATTGCCGGAGCGTGCTGAACTCAGTGACGCCATTGCAGCGGTACTTGAGAAAAATCAGCTCAAGGATGCTTCAGTACGGCTGACATTGTCACGCGGTACCGGGACACCGCGGCCTGATCCCGGCAGTTGTGGCCTGCCGACGGTAACGGTATTTGCCTCACCACTGCCGCCGCCATTGCCGCCCGCAGGCTGGCGTATTGCCACCGTTACGCTGCGGCGCAATCTATCTTCGCCGTTGGTTAGGATAAAGTCGGCTAATTATCTTGATAATATCCTGGCCAAAACAGAAGCAAAAGCGCTGGGGGCTCAGGAAGCCCTGATGCTTAATACTGACGGATTTGTTGCCGAAGGGTCGATGAGCAATATCTTTTTTGTTACCTCAGGCAGGTTAGTTACACCAGACGAAAATAGCGGCATTTTGCCTGGTGTAACCAGACGCACGGTTATTGAACTGGCGCAGGCGGCCGGGATACCGCTGGAAATCAGGCAAGTCAGGCCGGAAGAGCTTACCGGGGCTGACGAAATCTTTTTAACAAGTTCTGTAATGGAAATTATACCAGTGACTGTGCTTGATTCCCGGGTTATCGGCAATGAGCCGGCGCCTGGGGCCGTTACCGCTGTGCTTGCCAGGCTATATCGGGACTTTGTGAAGGAGTGA
- the fdhD gene encoding formate dehydrogenase accessory sulfurtransferase FdhD has product MQALKGTANYQVVKIHGNNVTRTEEPVVEEIPLTIYLNGSELVTMLAAAGEEDYLVTGFLATEGIIQTAADIKTLDIDAAQGVIRVTTVSGETAAEKKFLKRYLTACCGKGRSAFYFVNDVLTAKSVNHKVTITPAEAMRYSELLEAASETFRLTGGVHGGALAAAGQLVCWSQDIGRHNVFDKLYGRCLVEGISTHDKVLVFSGRVSSEILLKVSKMNIAVIIARSAPTSLALDMAEELGVTVIGFARGERLNIYSHPERVSGVLPPEEQAGNLVSGGEASGAQKSTDT; this is encoded by the coding sequence ATGCAGGCGCTCAAAGGAACCGCCAACTATCAGGTTGTTAAAATTCATGGCAACAATGTTACCCGAACCGAGGAACCGGTTGTGGAAGAGATCCCGCTCACGATATATTTAAACGGCAGTGAACTTGTGACTATGCTGGCCGCTGCCGGCGAGGAGGACTACCTGGTTACCGGTTTCTTGGCTACCGAAGGGATTATTCAAACGGCTGCAGATATCAAGACACTTGATATTGACGCTGCGCAGGGTGTTATCCGGGTTACGACCGTATCCGGTGAAACGGCAGCGGAAAAAAAGTTTTTAAAACGTTATCTTACCGCATGCTGTGGCAAGGGACGGAGTGCTTTTTACTTTGTCAATGATGTCTTAACCGCCAAGTCGGTAAATCATAAGGTCACCATCACACCGGCAGAAGCCATGCGTTATTCCGAACTGCTGGAAGCGGCGTCTGAAACGTTCCGCCTTACCGGCGGTGTGCATGGCGGAGCGCTGGCTGCCGCCGGTCAATTGGTGTGCTGGAGTCAGGATATTGGACGTCACAACGTATTTGACAAGTTATATGGCCGCTGTCTGGTGGAAGGAATCAGTACCCATGATAAAGTGCTGGTTTTCTCCGGCAGGGTGTCCTCTGAGATTTTGCTTAAGGTAAGTAAGATGAATATCGCTGTTATTATTGCCCGTTCGGCTCCCACCAGTCTGGCGCTGGATATGGCGGAAGAGCTTGGTGTGACGGTTATCGGCTTTGCCAGGGGCGAGCGCTTGAACATCTATAGTCATCCGGAAAGAGTTAGCGGAGTTCTGCCGCCAGAAGAGCAGGCGGGAAATTTGGTCTCAGGAGGAGAAGCAAGTGGCGCTCAAAAAAGTACGGATACATGA
- a CDS encoding molybdopterin-binding protein, with translation MALKKVRIHEAVGMVLGHDMTKIVPGEYKGPAFKKGHIIQPEDIPHLLNIGKEHIYLLELGDQQIHENEAAERIARLVSGENTYMAGPSEGKVTIIAKQDGLLKVNRAAVTSINAVDYAVFSTLHGNRLVKAGEILAGVKVVPLIVDDQVVRTVERIAGEYQDIVAVKPLRALKTGIITTGNEVFYGRIQDKFGPVLRDKIEDYKAEFSGITFQPDKAEAITQAIMDYAQAGVEVIVVTGGMSVDPDDVTPDAIRATGAEVITYGTPVLPGAMFMLAYLGNIAILGLPACGMFSKITVLDLVFPRILAGERLSKQDFAEMGYGGLCMGCKECSYPCCPFGK, from the coding sequence GTGGCGCTCAAAAAAGTACGGATACATGAAGCTGTTGGTATGGTACTGGGGCATGATATGACTAAAATTGTACCGGGTGAATATAAGGGACCGGCCTTTAAGAAGGGGCATATTATTCAGCCGGAAGATATACCGCATTTACTCAATATCGGTAAAGAGCATATCTATCTTTTGGAGCTAGGCGACCAGCAAATTCATGAAAACGAAGCTGCAGAGCGGATTGCCCGCCTGGTAAGCGGCGAAAATACCTATATGGCAGGGCCGAGCGAAGGCAAAGTAACGATTATTGCCAAGCAGGACGGACTATTAAAAGTAAACAGGGCTGCTGTGACAAGTATCAATGCTGTTGATTATGCTGTCTTTTCCACATTGCATGGTAACCGGCTGGTTAAGGCCGGTGAAATTTTGGCCGGGGTAAAAGTGGTGCCGCTAATCGTAGATGATCAGGTTGTCCGGACGGTGGAAAGAATCGCCGGTGAATATCAGGACATTGTCGCGGTGAAACCGCTGCGCGCTTTAAAAACCGGTATAATTACAACAGGTAATGAGGTTTTTTACGGACGTATCCAGGATAAATTCGGACCTGTACTGCGGGATAAGATAGAAGATTATAAAGCCGAGTTTAGTGGTATTACCTTTCAGCCTGATAAAGCCGAAGCCATTACTCAGGCTATTATGGACTATGCCCAAGCCGGTGTGGAAGTTATTGTTGTTACCGGCGGCATGTCGGTTGACCCTGATGATGTGACACCGGATGCCATCCGCGCAACCGGCGCAGAAGTTATTACTTATGGTACCCCGGTGTTGCCGGGAGCCATGTTTATGCTGGCTTATCTTGGCAATATTGCTATATTGGGCTTGCCTGCCTGTGGCATGTTCTCCAAAATAACGGTATTGGATTTGGTGTTTCCCCGGATACTTGCCGGTGAAAGATTAAGTAAACAGGATTTTGCTGAAATGGGATACGGCGGCCTCTGTATGGGGTGCAAAGAGTGTTCGTACCCTTGCTGCCCGTTCGGAAAGTAG
- the glp gene encoding gephyrin-like molybdotransferase Glp: MSVKLEIAQEILLNLVTVMPKERVALQECWRRILAETVTSDIDFPPFDRSPLDGYALIAAEVAAATPENPVILKQIDYIPAGETSDKPVSSGTACRIMTGAPLPPAATGVIRLEDTVVNGGDVTILEGRGAERNICLRGEEIFSGEEVVSQGTVINAGVMGMLAVLGKSRPYVFCKPRVALIATGSELVPVDFPLVSGKIRNSNSYMLSAQVAEAGAQTVLLGNASDNIDEIAHLLETASDCDVFVTTGGASVGDYDLISEVYKKLGITLLFDRVSIKPGMPVLAGIRDGKLYLGLSGNPAAAAISFEQLVRPVLMKMGGRKVWWRPRIKAVLATPFNKPTGAKRFVWARCWQTSTDIFVEPSRAQGNGMLKSAMAANALIVIPENSPPLPVGTEIEVILLADA, from the coding sequence ATGTCAGTAAAATTGGAGATTGCGCAGGAAATTTTGTTGAATTTAGTGACAGTAATGCCGAAGGAAAGAGTGGCGTTACAGGAATGCTGGCGACGTATTTTAGCTGAGACTGTAACTTCTGACATTGATTTTCCGCCTTTTGATCGATCACCGCTTGACGGCTATGCACTGATTGCGGCGGAAGTAGCTGCGGCAACTCCGGAAAATCCCGTAATTTTAAAGCAAATTGATTATATTCCGGCAGGTGAAACGTCTGATAAGCCTGTCAGTTCCGGCACAGCCTGCCGCATTATGACCGGTGCTCCCTTGCCGCCGGCGGCTACCGGTGTAATTCGCCTGGAAGATACGGTTGTAAACGGTGGTGATGTCACCATCCTGGAGGGCAGAGGGGCCGAAAGAAATATATGTTTGCGGGGCGAAGAGATCTTTAGCGGTGAAGAAGTTGTCTCACAAGGCACTGTTATCAATGCCGGTGTCATGGGGATGCTCGCCGTACTGGGCAAGAGCCGCCCTTATGTTTTTTGCAAACCCCGGGTAGCGCTTATTGCCACAGGCAGTGAGCTTGTGCCTGTTGATTTCCCCTTGGTTTCCGGGAAGATTCGTAACTCTAACAGCTATATGCTAAGCGCGCAGGTTGCCGAGGCCGGAGCGCAGACTGTTTTGCTGGGGAATGCTTCGGACAATATTGATGAAATTGCTCATCTGCTGGAGACCGCCTCAGACTGTGATGTGTTCGTAACAACCGGCGGCGCTTCGGTGGGCGATTATGACCTCATCAGCGAAGTATATAAAAAACTGGGTATTACCTTACTGTTTGACAGAGTGAGCATCAAGCCGGGAATGCCTGTGTTAGCCGGTATCCGCGATGGCAAGCTTTATCTTGGTTTATCAGGCAATCCGGCGGCGGCAGCTATTTCCTTTGAACAATTGGTGCGGCCTGTTTTGATGAAAATGGGTGGCCGTAAAGTGTGGTGGCGGCCGCGGATTAAGGCCGTGCTTGCCACACCTTTTAATAAACCGACAGGTGCCAAACGCTTTGTCTGGGCACGGTGCTGGCAGACGAGTACCGATATTTTTGTTGAACCGTCACGCGCTCAAGGCAATGGTATGCTGAAATCGGCAATGGCAGCCAATGCATTAATCGTTATTCCGGAGAATTCGCCGCCGTTGCCGGTCGGTACAGAGATAGAAGTTATTTTGCTGGCCGATGCTTAA
- a CDS encoding DNA-3-methyladenine glycosylase I: MNLLQKEHKTNGYEEMCEIRRCDWALKTKLEQEYHDKEWGIPIHDDRKLFKMLILEGKQAGLSWATILTKRETLCAAFDDFDPAILITYDDAKIEALLQDNGIIKNRQKVNAVISNAKAYFKLCEEFGSLDNYLWSFVNHHPVINTWTRIEEVPSCTPVSAAISKDLKKRGFKFVGSTTIYAFMQSVGMVNDHLTSCDFREHS, from the coding sequence ATGAATTTATTGCAGAAAGAGCATAAAACAAATGGATATGAGGAGATGTGCGAAATTAGAAGATGCGATTGGGCACTAAAAACCAAGCTGGAACAAGAATATCATGATAAAGAATGGGGAATTCCAATTCATGATGACAGAAAGCTATTCAAAATGCTCATATTGGAGGGAAAGCAAGCAGGCCTCAGTTGGGCGACCATTCTTACAAAAAGGGAAACCCTTTGTGCAGCATTCGATGATTTTGACCCTGCCATTCTGATAACTTATGATGATGCAAAGATCGAAGCGCTTTTACAAGATAACGGAATTATCAAGAACAGGCAAAAAGTAAATGCCGTTATCAGCAACGCAAAAGCGTATTTCAAACTCTGTGAAGAATTTGGTTCTTTAGACAATTACCTGTGGTCCTTCGTCAATCATCACCCTGTTATTAATACATGGACCCGGATCGAAGAGGTTCCATCCTGTACTCCTGTTTCGGCTGCCATCAGCAAAGACCTGAAAAAGCGCGGCTTCAAGTTCGTCGGCAGCACTACCATCTATGCTTTCATGCAATCTGTGGGGATGGTGAATGACCACTTAACATCCTGCGATTTTCGTGAACATTCTTAA
- a CDS encoding PLP-dependent aminotransferase family protein: protein MWGIELRYKAEVSLARQIFLSLKQRILAGEISQGEALPSTRELAKGLGASRNTVCEAYDMLLTEGFIVSHQGAPSRVAAGLHLTTKKAPVPAARKQEQAPILWDFKTGQPDLSQFPRQLWSQLVHAAANNLTTQQLEYSGPKGYEPLCEEIAHWLLRSRSMEVKSEDVYITSGATAALHLLVDILNKAGHAFALESPSHPGIRTVIADRGYPLQWLLVDEQGADISTLQGKDICAVYVTPSHQFPLGGILPAGRRAALLRLASEHDFYIIEDDYDSEFRYTGPPVSPIYSMDSSHVIYVGTFSKTLFPALRIGFVVLPKQLQKSWRHSRNYMDVQNPILEQAALTQFLHMRKMDKHVQRMRRIYGEKRKVLLNSLENTFGASVQQWGDASGLHLALCFQGMEFGKQFVHDCRDAGIRISLVTQYCPMNDHHKDKLLLGYGHLSHIQIQKGIQALYEFIAERA, encoded by the coding sequence ATGTGGGGTATTGAATTGCGTTATAAAGCCGAAGTCAGTTTAGCCCGTCAGATTTTTTTATCACTGAAACAGCGTATATTGGCAGGAGAGATTTCGCAGGGAGAGGCTTTGCCATCTACACGGGAACTGGCAAAAGGTTTGGGCGCTTCTCGCAATACTGTTTGTGAAGCATATGATATGCTTTTGACAGAAGGATTCATTGTAAGCCATCAGGGCGCCCCGTCCCGTGTTGCAGCAGGACTTCATCTCACAACGAAAAAAGCCCCCGTTCCTGCGGCAAGGAAGCAAGAGCAGGCACCTATCCTGTGGGACTTCAAAACAGGTCAGCCCGACTTATCCCAATTTCCCCGTCAACTCTGGAGCCAACTGGTACATGCTGCCGCCAATAACCTGACTACGCAGCAGCTGGAATATAGCGGCCCCAAAGGTTATGAGCCTTTATGCGAGGAGATCGCCCACTGGCTGCTGCGCAGCAGAAGCATGGAAGTAAAGTCTGAAGATGTGTATATTACATCAGGTGCAACGGCAGCACTTCATTTGCTCGTAGATATACTGAATAAAGCCGGTCATGCGTTTGCACTGGAAAGCCCGTCCCATCCGGGCATTCGAACTGTCATTGCCGATAGAGGGTATCCCTTGCAATGGCTGCTTGTGGATGAGCAAGGAGCTGATATTTCTACACTCCAGGGCAAAGATATCTGCGCGGTTTATGTCACACCCTCCCATCAATTCCCTTTGGGCGGTATTCTCCCCGCCGGACGTCGGGCCGCGTTGCTACGTCTTGCAAGTGAACATGATTTTTACATCATTGAAGATGATTATGACAGCGAATTTCGGTATACCGGGCCTCCTGTCAGTCCAATCTATTCCATGGATTCCTCCCATGTGATTTATGTGGGAACCTTTAGCAAAACCCTGTTTCCTGCTTTGCGTATCGGGTTTGTGGTACTGCCCAAACAATTGCAGAAGAGTTGGAGACATTCCCGCAATTATATGGATGTCCAGAATCCAATTTTGGAGCAAGCCGCACTGACCCAATTTCTGCATATGCGAAAAATGGACAAACATGTTCAGCGGATGCGGCGGATATATGGGGAAAAAAGAAAGGTCTTATTAAATTCGCTTGAGAATACGTTCGGTGCTTCTGTGCAGCAATGGGGAGATGCTTCCGGCCTGCATCTGGCTCTCTGCTTTCAGGGAATGGAATTTGGGAAACAGTTTGTGCACGACTGCCGGGATGCCGGTATCAGAATATCCTTGGTGACACAGTATTGTCCTATGAACGATCATCACAAAGATAAGCTGCTCTTGGGCTATGGACATTTGAGCCATATACAGATTCAAAAAGGAATACAGGCATTGTATGAATTTATTGCAGAAAGAGCATAA
- a CDS encoding DMT family transporter, whose amino-acid sequence MKNITGKIYLLFAFTLAGTSVITGYILSEKLNRFTITAVSLGIMILCLSPFYGAKTVQTIRLLKRNDWNLLVLQAVFGIFLFRVFLLLGVNLTSTVEAGILTGTTPAITAILAFLVLREKPSEWTAFGIACTVSGIVLLQGTSLYSIQLSAWHFGGNVFMLCAAASESVFNIISRKHKTMQRDSADVRIHPVVQTLIVSAIAFGLSLVPALVEQPFASLRVIGLKEWLALIWYGLIVTALAFVFFYAGVNRCDAYTTAAFSGMIPLTSMLLSLFFLGETISYAQGAGGFLIISSMLMMGSRQRQPQQQTVSRV is encoded by the coding sequence ATGAAAAATATTACGGGAAAAATTTATTTGCTGTTTGCGTTTACCTTGGCTGGGACATCGGTGATTACAGGCTATATCCTTTCTGAAAAGTTAAACCGGTTTACAATAACTGCTGTTAGTTTAGGCATTATGATCTTGTGCTTATCCCCATTTTACGGAGCGAAAACCGTTCAAACGATTCGTTTGTTGAAAAGAAATGACTGGAACCTGCTTGTGCTTCAGGCTGTCTTTGGAATATTTCTGTTTCGCGTCTTCTTACTTTTAGGAGTAAATTTGACCAGCACTGTAGAGGCCGGAATATTGACAGGAACGACACCTGCCATTACCGCTATTTTGGCTTTTCTTGTACTTAGGGAAAAACCTTCAGAGTGGACAGCCTTTGGCATTGCCTGTACTGTTTCGGGTATTGTGCTGCTGCAGGGAACGAGCTTGTATTCCATTCAGCTATCAGCCTGGCATTTTGGGGGGAATGTATTTATGCTTTGTGCTGCGGCAAGCGAATCTGTCTTTAACATTATTTCGAGAAAGCATAAGACAATGCAGCGGGACAGTGCAGATGTGCGAATTCATCCTGTGGTACAAACTCTGATCGTATCAGCAATTGCTTTCGGACTATCGCTTGTTCCGGCTTTGGTGGAACAGCCTTTTGCGTCTTTACGGGTGATTGGGCTGAAAGAATGGCTGGCGTTGATTTGGTACGGACTGATTGTAACCGCCTTGGCCTTTGTGTTTTTCTATGCAGGGGTCAATCGCTGTGACGCGTATACAACCGCCGCCTTTTCAGGGATGATTCCTTTGACTTCTATGCTCTTATCTCTCTTCTTTTTGGGAGAAACAATCAGTTATGCACAAGGGGCAGGAGGTTTCCTTATTATTTCCAGTATGCTGATGATGGGAAGCAGACAGCGGCAGCCACAGCAGCAGACAGTTAGCAGAGTTTGA
- the mobB gene encoding molybdopterin-guanine dinucleotide biosynthesis protein B has protein sequence MIPVISIVGRSDCGKTTYLEKLIREIKQRGYRVATIKHDVHGFDIDKPGKDTWRHAQAGADIVCISSPEKMAMIKKVDKELLLEEVAAHISGVDIIFTEGYKRESTCRIEVFRKEACESPLCLKDELFALASDTMLYDDVPHFSVNDPAPMADFLETTFLQKTIHKP, from the coding sequence ATGATTCCAGTAATCTCAATTGTAGGACGTTCTGATTGCGGCAAAACTACCTACTTGGAAAAATTAATCCGGGAAATCAAACAGCGTGGCTATAGAGTGGCTACGATAAAGCATGATGTCCATGGTTTCGACATTGACAAACCAGGCAAAGACACCTGGCGTCATGCCCAAGCAGGAGCGGACATTGTCTGCATATCATCACCGGAAAAAATGGCAATGATAAAGAAGGTGGACAAAGAATTATTGCTTGAGGAGGTAGCTGCCCATATCAGCGGTGTTGATATTATCTTTACCGAAGGCTATAAACGTGAAAGTACATGCAGGATTGAAGTATTTCGCAAAGAAGCCTGTGAAAGCCCGTTGTGTTTAAAGGATGAGCTATTTGCCCTGGCATCTGATACCATGCTGTATGATGATGTGCCGCATTTCTCTGTTAATGACCCTGCTCCAATGGCTGATTTTTTGGAAACAACTTTCTTACAAAAAACTATACACAAACCGTAA